The following are from one region of the Stigmatella ashevillena genome:
- a CDS encoding protein-glutamate methylesterase/protein-glutamine glutaminase → MTPIRILVADDSAVARRQICQMLGTDPTLEVVAVAATGRITLEKVEEVRPDILVLDLAMPDMNGLEVLKVLRNKAPHLPVVMFSAMTERAGPFTLDALALGASDYVTKPSASVPDGAPMEHIQGQLISKIKTLHARNLQAHGPLRRTRAIETPIPNPKPSRVTAVVIGASTGGPNMLTDVLTSLPPSFPVPILIAQHMPPVFTKLFAERLDTLCRIRVHEARTGEVLRPGHVWIAPGDYHLGLIRDGAQVRLLTHQGPPENSCRPAADVLFRSAASILGSGVLAVVMTGMGQDGTKGSMDVHEAGGQVIVQDPETCVVGGMPRAVMRSGVTHQVVPLKSLGGELLRRVTRGSALGFEVPGGPKF, encoded by the coding sequence ATGACGCCCATCCGTATCCTCGTGGCGGATGACTCTGCCGTGGCCCGTCGGCAGATCTGCCAGATGCTCGGCACGGATCCAACCCTGGAGGTGGTCGCGGTCGCGGCCACCGGCCGGATCACCCTGGAAAAAGTAGAGGAAGTCCGCCCGGACATCCTGGTGCTGGATCTGGCGATGCCGGACATGAATGGGCTGGAGGTGCTCAAGGTGCTGCGCAACAAGGCACCGCACCTGCCGGTGGTGATGTTCAGCGCGATGACGGAGCGGGCGGGCCCCTTCACCCTGGATGCGCTCGCGCTGGGAGCCAGCGACTACGTCACCAAGCCCTCGGCCAGCGTGCCTGACGGGGCGCCCATGGAGCACATCCAGGGGCAGCTCATCTCGAAGATCAAAACCCTGCACGCGCGCAACCTTCAGGCGCATGGCCCCCTGCGGCGGACCCGGGCCATCGAGACGCCCATCCCGAACCCCAAGCCCTCGCGCGTCACGGCGGTGGTGATCGGCGCGTCCACGGGCGGTCCCAACATGCTGACGGATGTGCTCACGTCCCTGCCGCCCAGCTTTCCAGTCCCCATTCTCATCGCCCAGCACATGCCGCCGGTCTTCACCAAGCTGTTCGCCGAGCGGTTGGACACGCTGTGCCGGATCCGCGTCCACGAAGCTCGGACGGGAGAAGTGCTGCGCCCCGGCCACGTGTGGATTGCCCCGGGCGACTACCACCTGGGCCTCATCCGGGATGGGGCCCAGGTGAGGCTCCTGACGCATCAAGGCCCTCCAGAGAACTCGTGCCGCCCCGCGGCCGACGTGCTCTTCCGCTCCGCCGCCTCCATCCTGGGCTCGGGCGTGCTGGCCGTGGTGATGACCGGCATGGGGCAGGACGGCACCAAGGGGAGCATGGATGTTCACGAAGCGGGCGGACAGGTCATCGTCCAGGATCCCGAGACGTGCGTCGTGGGCGGCATGCCCCGGGCGGTGATGCGCTCGGGCGTCACGCACCAGGTGGTTCCCTTGAAGTCCTTGGGAGGCGAGCTCCTCCGGCGCGTCACCCGCGGAAGTGCCCTGGGGTTCGAGGTTCCAGGCGGGCCCAAGTTCTGA
- a CDS encoding TerC/Alx family metal homeostasis membrane protein, with product METIQVPVGGWIAFGALVLGLLIVDLLAHRNHHASSKRSAIAWSVGWILFGLGFGVFVWRMYGAQPAHEYLGAWLIEKSLSLDNLFVFLVIFRTLSIPEAEQRRVLFWGIFGALVFRALFIFAGVEALERWHAVVYVFGAILLFTAFRVAREDPLKERDSKMVHWLARRLPVSSKLEGTHFLVRHGGRLLATPLLVALITIEFTDVAFALDSVPAALSVSQDPFIVYTSNVFAILGLRALYIALAHVITQLRYLHYGLAAVLAFAGLKMIVPSTWVHVSPLLSVGVIVVCIGASVVASLVWRHRHPPQKPSPPPEADAPGVSARVH from the coding sequence ATGGAAACGATCCAGGTTCCAGTCGGGGGATGGATAGCGTTCGGGGCACTCGTCCTGGGGCTGCTCATCGTCGACTTACTGGCCCACCGCAACCACCACGCCAGTTCCAAGCGCAGCGCCATCGCCTGGAGTGTGGGGTGGATCCTGTTCGGACTCGGCTTCGGGGTGTTTGTCTGGAGGATGTACGGTGCCCAGCCCGCGCATGAGTACCTGGGCGCCTGGCTCATCGAGAAGAGCCTGAGCCTGGACAACCTGTTCGTCTTCCTCGTCATCTTCCGCACCCTGAGCATTCCCGAGGCCGAGCAACGGCGGGTGCTGTTCTGGGGCATCTTCGGGGCGCTGGTGTTCCGGGCCCTCTTCATCTTCGCGGGCGTGGAGGCGCTGGAGCGCTGGCACGCCGTGGTCTACGTCTTCGGCGCCATCCTGCTGTTCACCGCCTTCCGGGTTGCCCGGGAAGATCCTTTGAAGGAACGGGACAGCAAGATGGTGCACTGGCTTGCCCGGCGGCTTCCCGTGAGCTCCAAGCTCGAGGGCACCCACTTCCTCGTCCGGCACGGAGGACGGCTCCTGGCAACACCCCTGCTCGTGGCGTTGATCACCATCGAGTTCACCGACGTGGCCTTCGCCCTGGACTCCGTGCCCGCCGCGCTCTCGGTGAGCCAGGATCCCTTCATCGTCTATACCTCGAACGTCTTCGCCATCCTCGGCCTGCGCGCCCTGTACATCGCCCTGGCGCACGTCATTACCCAGTTGCGCTACCTGCACTACGGCTTGGCCGCGGTGCTGGCCTTCGCGGGCCTGAAGATGATCGTCCCGAGCACCTGGGTTCATGTATCCCCCCTTCTGTCGGTGGGCGTCATCGTCGTGTGCATCGGCGCTTCGGTCGTGGCCAGCCTCGTGTGGCGGCACCGGCACCCCCCGCAGAAACCCAGCCCTCCCCCCGAGGCGGATGCGCCGGGCGTTTCAGCTCGCGTACACTGA
- a CDS encoding FAD binding domain-containing protein, whose product MNYAEPTTVEEGVALLASTQNARCLAGGATLVAMMNARLLAPALLISLHRMEELSTLTETPEGLWLGAMLTHRTLAAEPRLSGALEVIRSAASQLAHPAIRNMGTIGGSLCLADPSTELPVALVAASAQAEIAGPEGRRVIPVESLLVDRFQTSLRQGELVTRIWVPRGIPGAVGHHLRFSRVASDYPTVSISLVLALEGRTCRQARVAVGSCGPMPLHVEAADQRLVGTALETHVLTEAGHLLARAATPRDDVRGTAEYRRLLIPRLLGRAVAQAQERLAQEHPHV is encoded by the coding sequence ATGAACTACGCAGAGCCGACAACCGTGGAGGAAGGGGTCGCGCTCCTGGCCTCCACGCAGAACGCCCGGTGTCTCGCAGGGGGCGCCACCCTGGTGGCGATGATGAATGCACGCCTCCTCGCGCCGGCGCTGTTGATCAGCCTGCACCGGATGGAGGAGCTGTCCACCCTCACGGAGACCCCAGAAGGCCTCTGGCTGGGTGCCATGCTCACCCACCGGACCCTGGCCGCCGAGCCTCGCCTGAGCGGGGCCCTGGAGGTCATCCGCAGCGCCGCGAGCCAGCTCGCGCACCCGGCCATCCGCAACATGGGGACGATTGGGGGCTCGCTGTGTCTGGCGGATCCCAGCACGGAGCTGCCCGTCGCGCTGGTCGCCGCCTCTGCCCAGGCCGAGATCGCAGGCCCCGAGGGACGGCGCGTCATTCCCGTCGAGTCCCTCCTCGTGGATCGCTTCCAGACGTCCCTGCGCCAGGGCGAGCTCGTCACCCGGATCTGGGTTCCCAGAGGCATCCCGGGGGCGGTCGGCCACCACCTCCGGTTCAGCCGAGTGGCCAGCGATTACCCCACGGTGTCCATCTCCCTGGTGCTCGCCCTGGAGGGCAGAACGTGCCGTCAGGCCCGCGTGGCCGTGGGCTCCTGCGGCCCCATGCCGCTCCATGTGGAAGCAGCGGACCAGCGCCTCGTGGGCACCGCCCTCGAAACCCACGTGCTGACCGAAGCGGGGCACCTCCTCGCGCGTGCCGCCACACCTCGTGACGATGTGCGCGGCACGGCCGAGTACCGCCGCCTGCTCATCCCCCGCCTGCTCGGCCGCGCCGTCGCCCAAGCCCAGGAGCGCCTCGCCCAGGAGCACCCCCATGTCTGA
- a CDS encoding (2Fe-2S)-binding protein — MSDRISFSLQVNGETHALTAAPERTLLEVLREDLHATGTRRGCDQGSCGACMVLVDGEPRLSCLSLAVTLRGRAITTIEGVETGGALHPVQRALIQHGAVQCGFCMSGIVVTAKALLDHHPNPTPEEIRQALGSNVCRCSGYSKVIEAIASLSASPASQGHTHE, encoded by the coding sequence ATGTCTGACAGGATTTCCTTCTCGCTTCAGGTCAACGGCGAGACGCACGCACTGACGGCGGCCCCCGAACGAACCCTGCTGGAGGTGCTGCGCGAGGATCTCCACGCGACCGGAACCCGGCGCGGCTGCGATCAGGGCAGCTGCGGGGCCTGCATGGTGCTCGTGGACGGCGAGCCCAGGCTCTCGTGCCTGTCCCTGGCCGTGACCCTGCGCGGACGGGCCATCACCACCATTGAAGGGGTGGAGACAGGGGGAGCGCTCCACCCCGTGCAGCGCGCCCTCATCCAGCACGGCGCGGTGCAATGTGGATTCTGCATGTCCGGCATCGTCGTGACCGCCAAGGCCCTGCTCGACCACCACCCGAACCCCACGCCCGAGGAGATCCGCCAGGCGCTCGGCAGCAACGTCTGCCGGTGTTCGGGGTACTCCAAGGTGATCGAGGCCATTGCCTCGCTGAGCGCTTCCCCCGCCTCCCAGGGGCACACCCATGAGTGA